The following proteins are encoded in a genomic region of Sphingobacteriaceae bacterium:
- a CDS encoding GxxExxY protein: MEKLENKISYDIRGAIFKVYQNLGPGLLESVYEYALAYELNKSGRKVKTQVGLPVKYED, from the coding sequence ATGGAAAAACTAGAGAACAAAATATCCTACGACATACGTGGTGCAATATTCAAGGTATACCAGAACCTTGGCCCCGGTTTACTTGAATCAGTCTACGAATATGCTTTGGCTTACGAACTGAATAAGTCCGGCAGAAAAGTAAAAACCCAAGTAGGCTTACCCGTAAAGTACGAAGACTGA